In Rhinolophus sinicus isolate RSC01 chromosome X, ASM3656204v1, whole genome shotgun sequence, a single genomic region encodes these proteins:
- the SPIN4 gene encoding spindlin-4, which yields MSPPTVPPMGVDGVSAYLMKKRHTHRKQRRKPTFLTRRNIVGCRIQHGWKEGNEPVEQWKGTVLEQVSVKPTLYIIKYDGKDSVYGLELHRDKRVLALEILPERVPTPRIDSRLADSLIGKAVGHVFEGEHGRKDEWKGMVLARAPVMDTWFYITYEKDPVLYMYTLLDDYKDGDLRIIPDSNYYFPTAEREPGEVVDSLVGKQVEHAKDDGSKRTGIFIHQVVAKPSVYFIKFDDDIHIYVYGLVKNP from the coding sequence ATGTCGCCCCCAACTGTGCCTCCGATGGGCGTAGACGGGGTGTCCGCATACCTGATGAAGAAAAGGCACACCCACAGGAAGCAGCGGCGCAAGCCCACTTTCCTCACTCGTAGGAATATCGTGGGCTGCCGCATTCAACACGGCTGGAAGGAAGGCAATGAGCCGGTGGAGCAGTGGAAGGGCACCGTGCTGGAGCAGGTTTCCGTGAAGCCCACTCTCTACATCATCAAATACGATGGCAAAGATAGTGTGTATGGATTAGAACTGCACCGGGATAAGAGAGTTTTAGCGCTAGAGATCCTTCCTGAGAGAGTGCCAACTCCTCGCATTGATTCGCGCCTGGCAGATTCCTTGATTGGCAAGGCAGTGGGGCATGTGTTTGAAGGTGAGCACGGTAGGAAAGATGAATGGAAGGGCATGGTCCTGGCGCGAGCCCCTGTAATGGACACTTGGTTTTACATCACCTACGAGAAAGATCCGGTCCTTTATATGTACACACTGCTGGATGACTACAAAGATGGTGACCTGCGCATCATTCCAGATTCCAACTACTATTTCCCTACAGCAGAACGAGAGCCGGGAGAAGTGGTCGACAGCCTCGTGGGCAAGCAGGTGGAGCACGCCAAAGATGATGGGTCCAAGAGAACCGGCATTTTCATCCATCAAGTGGTGGCCAAGCCGTCTGTCTACTTTATTAAGTTTGATGATGATATTCACATTTATGTCTATGGTTTAGTGAAAAACCCCTAA